From a region of the Corythoichthys intestinalis isolate RoL2023-P3 chromosome 7, ASM3026506v1, whole genome shotgun sequence genome:
- the LOC130918518 gene encoding serine/arginine-rich splicing factor 11-like isoform X2 translates to MSLLAPANAVAGMMPGAGLLPTPNPLASMGGTPFGGLGAPNLEQMAAMGIAGPNVSPQALSADFLKLMQSMDPKLNPLAAGLNLNPGLKNDGANKEIEEAMKRVREAQSLISAAIEPGSKKDDKRKRSRSRSRSRRRRSRSRSRHRRSQSRSRRRSHSRNRRRSKSPRRRRSHSRDRSRRSRSRDRKEEKSKKRSKTPPKSYSSVRRSRSVNRRHRRSCSVSRSPKKHLTRSPSPRRHKKEKKKDKDREKERDRERRERRDQSRDQRERSSSKKSKDKERDREHKSDGDKGDVKVTRDYDEEEQGYDSEKEVEEDDEEEERKSDSDSASSPKCLNKTRGGLGYTLKKSRVNGDDHYQRDMEMSD, encoded by the exons ATGTCGCTGCTAGCGCCAGCCAACGCCGTGGCGGGAATGATGCCAGGGGCAGGCCTTCTTCCAACACCTAATCCTCTGGCTTCG ATGGGAGGAACACCGTTTGGTGGGCTCGGAGCTCCCAACCTGGAGCAGATGGCTGCGATGGGAATAGCAGGACCGAACGTGAGCCCCCAG GCGCTTTCTGCAGACTTCCTCAAGCTCATGCAATCCATGGATCCAAA GTTAAATCCACTTGCAGCTGGGCTGAATCTAAATCCCGGCTTGAAGAATGACGGTGCCAACAAAGAAATCGAAGAGGCCATGAAGCGAGTCAGAGAGGCTCAATCCCTCATTTCTGCCGCCATCGAACCAGGAA gTAAGAAAGATGACAAACGCAAACGTTCTCGATCTCGCTCCCGATCACGGCGCAGGCGGTCCAGATCTCGCTCAAGACACAG GCGCTCCCAGAGCAGATCTCGGCGGAGGTCCCATTCGAGGAACAGGAGGAGGTCCAAGAGCCCACGAAGGAGGAGGTCCCACTCTCGTGACAGAAGTCGACGCAGCAGATCGAG AGACAGGAAGGAGGAAAAGTCCAAGAAAAGGTCAAAGACTCCACCCAAGAGTTACAGCAGTGTGAGGAGATCTCGCAGTGTCAACCG GAGGCACAGGCGAAGCTGCAGTGTATCCAGATCCCCAAAGAAGCACTTGACTCGGTCTCCATCGCCCAGACG GCATAAGAAGGAGAAGAAAAAGGACAAGGATCGTGAAAAGGAGCGCGATCGAGAGCGGCGGGAGCGAAGGGACCAAAGCAGAGACCAGAGAGAGCGCTCGTCCAGTAAAAAGAGCAAAGACAAGGAGCGAGACCGTGAACACAAGTCAGACGGTGATAAAGGCGACGTCAAG GTGACACGGGATTACGACGAAGAGGAGCAAGGTTACGACAGTGAAAAGGAAGTGGAGGAAGATGACGAGGAGGAGGAGAGGAAGAGCGACTCGGACAGCGCCTCGTCGCCAAAATGTCTAAACAAGACTAGGGGGGGCCTGGGGTACACCCTCAAAAAGTCCAGAGTGAACGGAGACGATCACTATCAGCGAGACATGGAAATGAGTGACTAA